A genomic region of Dactylococcopsis salina PCC 8305 contains the following coding sequences:
- a CDS encoding NAD(P)H-dependent glycerol-3-phosphate dehydrogenase, with product MVNTESQPSNFTGNEATPAKITTVLGAGAWGSTLAAVAERSDHHVRLWSRRGETPLESVIQDAEILLSAISMKGVKPMIDRVKAIGIPESTIIVTATKGLDTETAYTPSRLWQEAFPDHPIVVLSGPNLAKEIQNNLPAATVMASEDEAAAEAAQEMFACETFRVYINADPIGTELGGTLKNVIAIASGVCDGLHLGTNAKAALLTRALPEMIRIGTTLGASSETFFGLSGLGDLLATCDSPLSRNYQVGYGLAQGKTLEEILEHLEGTAEGVNTTQVLVRLARKEQIPVPISAQVYRLLKGKSTPQQAVEALMARELKAEFDDLFDD from the coding sequence ATGGTAAATACAGAATCTCAACCCAGTAATTTTACAGGAAACGAAGCCACTCCCGCCAAAATCACAACGGTTTTAGGTGCGGGCGCTTGGGGTTCAACCCTTGCGGCGGTTGCTGAACGTAGCGATCATCATGTACGTTTATGGTCGAGACGCGGTGAAACTCCTTTAGAATCGGTGATTCAAGATGCAGAAATTCTCTTGTCTGCGATTTCCATGAAAGGGGTTAAACCGATGATCGATCGCGTTAAAGCCATTGGTATTCCTGAATCAACGATTATTGTCACTGCTACCAAAGGGTTAGATACAGAAACTGCCTACACGCCTTCCCGACTCTGGCAAGAGGCGTTTCCCGATCATCCGATCGTGGTGTTATCGGGTCCCAATTTAGCGAAGGAAATCCAAAACAATCTTCCTGCCGCCACAGTAATGGCAAGTGAAGATGAAGCCGCCGCCGAAGCTGCCCAAGAAATGTTTGCTTGTGAGACGTTTCGAGTTTATATTAATGCTGATCCCATTGGTACAGAATTGGGAGGAACATTAAAAAATGTCATTGCGATCGCGTCTGGTGTGTGTGATGGATTACATTTAGGGACGAATGCCAAAGCAGCCCTTCTTACTCGCGCCCTTCCAGAAATGATCCGCATCGGAACAACATTGGGCGCATCCAGTGAAACCTTTTTTGGTTTATCGGGGTTAGGAGATTTACTCGCCACTTGTGATAGCCCCCTCTCTCGCAATTATCAGGTAGGCTATGGGTTAGCCCAGGGTAAAACCTTAGAAGAGATTTTAGAGCATTTAGAAGGGACAGCAGAAGGGGTAAACACCACACAAGTGTTAGTGCGGTTGGCGCGTAAAGAGCAAATTCCCGTCCCGATTTCGGCGCAGGTGTATCGTTTACTCAAGGGAAAATCAACCCCGCAACAGGCGGTAGAAGCCCTGATGGCGCGAGAATTAAAAGCCGAATTTGATGATCTGTTTGATGATTAA
- a CDS encoding NUDIX domain-containing protein: MSYRNPIPTVDIIIELRDRPQRPIVLIERKNPPYGWAIPGGFVDYGESVETAAKREALEETRLEVELIEQFQVYSDPQRDDRKHTISIVFIATAVGTPQAADDAKNLNRFSLWEIPENLCFDHHQILTDYRYYRDYGFRPNFTGCSIG; this comes from the coding sequence ATGTCTTATAGAAACCCGATTCCGACCGTTGATATTATCATTGAACTGCGCGATCGACCCCAGCGCCCGATCGTCCTCATTGAACGGAAAAATCCTCCTTATGGTTGGGCGATTCCAGGGGGATTTGTTGATTATGGTGAATCCGTAGAAACCGCCGCGAAACGGGAAGCGTTAGAAGAAACTCGTCTGGAAGTTGAACTCATTGAACAGTTCCAAGTTTATTCTGATCCGCAACGAGACGATCGCAAACATACCATCAGCATCGTCTTTATTGCCACCGCCGTTGGCACGCCACAAGCGGCCGATGATGCCAAAAACTTAAACCGCTTTTCCCTGTGGGAGATTCCAGAGAACTTATGTTTTGATCATCACCAAATTTTAACCGATTATCGGTATTACCGAGACTATGGTTTTCGTCCTAACTTCACGGGTTGCTCGATCGGTTGA